The Caulifigura coniformis genome includes a region encoding these proteins:
- a CDS encoding trypsin-like peptidase domain-containing protein produces the protein MCGRALTRSLRLCLGWLGGAEMKEWYVRRSGGDAGPFTESRLRKLLSEGMIEPGTRVRRGGDGEWQAVASVISIGARKKKADDADEDDSSDADDVNRRRIVLAAAGCAISAIVVVGLLLMPGREDKPADEKNAPAVAQPATLKPLMPEVPSRRPTSAIASSSPKPAPVSEPLEPSRSAPAVRTDRETTKPAAMAAPLAQLVTRPPVAELPAQPAPAADDDKPKEIKDTDLTRMFERLNLELTPEGGQRFLADLRKKYALTDKQEARLAAEEPRWNERKEKGLVRLGNRWVKPDVQNAAADKAKRLVSQATPLLRIGGFKEAINFLQEASDADGNSIEADFKLGLLGSTEWALLDAVNAEKHFKEVLRRSPDNVPALNNLAVAELKQRKHSQAIKHLSLAAALAPRCQEVSQNLGRSLFLDGQNRINLNADDERACAVVYSTLIAEGKGKEADVSKGFLLMNILLPKSERENPGSDPDRGQDLILTGSGSGFAVAPNLVLTNRHVAEHDVLGTADEIRIAVSIKGQPVRRLKGMVVALSDEADLALVKFDALDARPLPLREAEGRLGEEVAIVGFPRPDALGDDLKFVRGSINSVRPDELLFDCIANQGNSGGPVLLAGGEVVSVYTFVKTVGDEVETKHGGGVPSTLARRFVQKHAPVLPAAADQAGRDWPTMIEDVRDAIFKIEVYHSAGSPALQAAFARVAASKKNARFLEDRTCVSCGGRSVLPCPGKCIKGGVQRTWTEQQPGVIFGRSVMVPKVMTRVDPCTACAGRGGVDCPLCIQGVDKALIFR, from the coding sequence ATGTGTGGCCGCGCTTTGACTCGAAGTCTTCGTCTCTGCTTGGGTTGGCTGGGGGGGGCTGAAATGAAGGAATGGTATGTCCGTCGTTCTGGCGGCGATGCAGGGCCTTTCACGGAATCCCGGCTCCGGAAACTATTGTCCGAAGGAATGATTGAACCGGGGACCCGCGTCCGTCGCGGGGGAGACGGTGAATGGCAGGCCGTCGCGTCCGTCATCTCCATTGGCGCCAGGAAGAAGAAGGCGGACGACGCAGACGAGGATGATTCGTCGGACGCGGACGATGTCAATCGCCGTCGCATCGTGCTTGCCGCCGCTGGCTGTGCTATTTCCGCAATAGTGGTTGTGGGCCTCCTCCTGATGCCCGGCCGTGAAGACAAACCGGCGGACGAAAAGAATGCACCCGCGGTTGCCCAGCCAGCCACTCTGAAGCCGTTGATGCCCGAGGTCCCGTCCAGACGGCCGACTTCTGCAATTGCCTCCAGTTCACCGAAGCCGGCACCCGTCAGTGAGCCTCTGGAGCCATCGCGATCGGCTCCCGCCGTCCGGACCGATCGGGAGACGACGAAACCGGCCGCCATGGCCGCGCCGCTCGCTCAACTGGTCACCCGGCCGCCGGTTGCGGAGCTTCCCGCACAGCCGGCGCCCGCTGCGGACGACGATAAGCCGAAGGAGATCAAGGATACGGACCTGACGCGGATGTTCGAGAGACTCAACCTTGAACTCACCCCGGAAGGGGGGCAGAGGTTCCTTGCGGACCTCCGGAAGAAGTATGCGCTGACCGACAAACAGGAGGCGCGGCTTGCCGCCGAGGAGCCTCGGTGGAACGAACGCAAAGAGAAAGGTCTCGTCCGCCTTGGAAATCGGTGGGTCAAGCCCGACGTCCAGAATGCGGCGGCTGACAAAGCCAAACGGCTGGTGAGCCAGGCGACACCACTTCTGCGGATCGGAGGCTTCAAAGAGGCGATCAACTTCCTGCAGGAAGCCAGCGACGCTGATGGAAACTCCATCGAGGCAGATTTCAAGCTGGGCCTGCTCGGCAGCACAGAATGGGCGCTCCTTGACGCCGTGAACGCTGAGAAGCACTTCAAGGAAGTGCTCCGGCGATCGCCCGACAACGTCCCGGCGCTCAACAATCTGGCCGTGGCGGAGCTGAAACAGAGAAAGCACTCGCAGGCGATCAAGCATCTTTCTCTCGCTGCGGCTCTGGCTCCCCGTTGCCAGGAAGTCTCACAGAACCTCGGGCGTTCCCTGTTCCTCGACGGACAGAATCGGATCAATCTCAATGCGGACGATGAGCGGGCGTGTGCGGTCGTCTACTCGACGCTGATCGCCGAAGGAAAAGGAAAGGAGGCAGATGTCTCGAAGGGCTTCCTCCTGATGAACATCCTCCTTCCGAAGAGCGAACGTGAGAATCCAGGTTCAGACCCTGATCGTGGTCAGGATCTGATCCTGACGGGATCCGGCAGCGGGTTTGCCGTGGCGCCGAACCTGGTGCTGACCAACAGGCACGTCGCTGAGCATGATGTTCTGGGAACGGCCGACGAGATTCGGATTGCCGTTTCGATCAAAGGGCAGCCGGTGCGGAGACTGAAAGGCATGGTCGTCGCGCTGAGCGATGAAGCTGACCTGGCCCTCGTCAAGTTTGACGCATTGGATGCCAGACCACTTCCACTGCGTGAGGCCGAAGGCCGCCTCGGTGAAGAAGTCGCGATTGTTGGTTTCCCTCGGCCTGATGCCCTCGGAGACGACCTGAAGTTCGTGAGGGGCAGCATTAATTCCGTGCGCCCTGATGAACTGTTGTTCGATTGCATTGCCAACCAGGGCAACAGCGGAGGTCCTGTGCTGTTGGCCGGAGGCGAGGTCGTCTCCGTCTATACATTCGTGAAAACCGTCGGCGACGAAGTCGAGACGAAGCACGGTGGCGGAGTGCCATCGACGCTCGCACGCCGCTTCGTGCAGAAGCACGCTCCAGTTCTGCCCGCTGCCGCAGATCAGGCCGGCAGGGATTGGCCGACGATGATTGAAGACGTTCGAGACGCGATCTTCAAGATTGAGGTTTATCACAGTGCCGGGAGTCCGGCGCTCCAGGCCGCCTTTGCCCGCGTTGCGGCGTCGAAGAAGAACGCTCGATTCCTCGAAGATCGAACCTGTGTGAGCTGCGGCGGTCGGTCCGTCCTTCCGTGCCCGGGGAAGTGCATCAAGGGAGGTGTCCAGCGGACCTGGACCGAGCAGCAGCCGGGCGTGATTTTCGGCAGGAGCGTCATGGTTCCAAAAGTCATGACACGTGTGGATCCATGTACCGCGTGCGCCGGCCGGGGCGGCGTCGACTGCCCGCTCTGCATCCAGGGCGTCGACAAGGCACTCATCTTTCGCTGA
- a CDS encoding carboxypeptidase regulatory-like domain-containing protein has translation MTFKPCGSLAAAMTFLVLNLAGCGGPGDAPDLGQVTGTITMDGTPLSGVAVMFSPLDGRPAMGKTDAEGKYELNYIRSTKGTKLGKNKVQIGNTEEEDDPSAETGDDAGPAKKAAKSSKAVIPARYNTRSELEVDVKAGENVFDFQLESK, from the coding sequence GTGACTTTCAAACCCTGCGGCTCTCTCGCGGCCGCCATGACATTTCTGGTCCTGAACCTGGCGGGCTGCGGCGGTCCCGGCGACGCGCCAGACCTGGGACAGGTGACGGGGACCATCACGATGGACGGCACGCCGCTGAGCGGCGTGGCGGTGATGTTCTCGCCGTTGGACGGGCGGCCCGCCATGGGCAAGACCGACGCGGAAGGGAAGTACGAACTGAACTACATCCGCAGCACGAAGGGGACGAAGCTCGGCAAGAACAAGGTGCAGATCGGGAATACCGAAGAGGAAGACGACCCGTCGGCCGAGACGGGTGATGACGCTGGACCGGCCAAAAAGGCCGCGAAGTCGAGCAAAGCGGTGATTCCGGCCAGATACAACACCAGGAGCGAGCTGGAAGTCGATGTGAAGGCGGGGGAGAACGTCTTCGATTTCCAGCTGGAGTCGAAGTAG
- a CDS encoding DNA alkylation repair protein: MTLNETLAQLKALGDEKVRTINHRNGAGDNQFGVKLGDIRKVAAKIKSDDKLAKALWKTGNLDAQLLAILILNPKKLTRDELDAMVRGVSCPQVADWMNSYVVKEHPDKESLRQAWLEDEHPWAARAGWSVTSGRIARSPEGLDLKGLLDRLEKEMGSAPPEVQWTMNFCLAGLGIHHPKLRKRALAIGEKLGIYRDYPCAKGCTSPFAPIWIDEMVQRQAEGKPVVP; the protein is encoded by the coding sequence ATGACTCTGAACGAAACGCTGGCGCAGCTCAAAGCTCTCGGGGACGAGAAGGTCCGGACCATCAATCATCGCAATGGCGCGGGCGACAACCAGTTCGGCGTGAAGCTTGGCGACATTCGCAAGGTGGCGGCGAAGATCAAGTCGGACGACAAGTTGGCGAAGGCGCTGTGGAAGACCGGCAACCTCGATGCCCAGCTGCTCGCAATCCTGATCCTCAATCCGAAGAAGCTCACGCGGGATGAGCTGGATGCGATGGTGCGGGGCGTGAGCTGTCCGCAGGTGGCCGACTGGATGAACTCCTACGTGGTCAAGGAGCACCCGGACAAGGAGTCGCTGCGGCAGGCATGGCTGGAGGATGAGCACCCCTGGGCCGCGCGGGCGGGGTGGAGCGTGACATCGGGCCGGATTGCGAGAAGTCCGGAGGGCCTTGATCTGAAGGGGCTGCTGGATCGGCTGGAAAAAGAGATGGGTTCCGCGCCGCCGGAAGTGCAGTGGACGATGAACTTCTGCCTGGCCGGACTTGGAATCCATCATCCGAAGCTGCGGAAGCGGGCGCTGGCGATTGGCGAGAAACTGGGGATCTACCGGGACTACCCGTGCGCCAAAGGCTGCACATCCCCTTTCGCTCCGATCTGGATCGATGAAATGGTGCAGCGGCAGGCGGAAGGAAAGCCGGTCGTGCCGTAA
- a CDS encoding DUF1559 domain-containing protein gives MKSRRGFTLIELLVVIAIIAILIALLLPAVQQAREAARRTQCKNALKQIGLALHNYHDTFSKLPSGSVASLNGAGTQDYGFGWTWHASILPYIDQAPMYNAIQGPENNGLGTDTGDQNGAKQKLGGQTVIPVFWCPSQPDVRGGSQKNGYAPSNYNGNMGRYIGNGNDDCYNSAQGLATPNDIRTKAWGCMNGDGIFYINSSVSFRDVSDGLSNTIFVSEVVDTGGDALGDYNAGGDRRYVFSTGAEGNPPTEMTEYLMAAETNDPINGGAEEAAGSFHVGGAHFALGDGAVRFISENISMDTYRALSTRKGGEIVGEF, from the coding sequence ATGAAGTCTCGGAGGGGTTTTACGCTGATTGAGTTGCTGGTGGTGATCGCGATCATCGCCATTCTGATTGCTCTTCTGCTGCCGGCCGTGCAGCAGGCGCGGGAGGCCGCAAGGCGAACCCAGTGCAAGAACGCCCTGAAGCAGATTGGCCTGGCGCTTCACAACTACCACGACACGTTCAGCAAGCTTCCGTCCGGGAGCGTCGCGTCGTTGAACGGGGCCGGAACCCAGGATTATGGCTTCGGCTGGACATGGCATGCCAGCATCCTCCCGTACATTGACCAGGCGCCGATGTACAACGCGATCCAGGGGCCGGAGAACAACGGCCTGGGAACCGACACGGGCGACCAGAACGGCGCGAAGCAGAAGCTGGGCGGCCAGACGGTCATTCCGGTGTTCTGGTGCCCGTCCCAGCCGGATGTGCGCGGCGGCAGCCAGAAGAACGGCTACGCCCCGTCGAACTATAACGGCAACATGGGCCGCTATATCGGGAACGGCAACGACGACTGCTACAACAGCGCCCAGGGCCTGGCGACTCCGAATGACATCCGGACGAAGGCCTGGGGCTGCATGAACGGCGACGGAATTTTCTACATCAACAGCAGCGTTTCGTTCCGTGACGTCTCGGATGGCCTCTCGAACACGATCTTCGTCAGTGAAGTGGTCGACACCGGCGGCGACGCCCTGGGCGACTACAACGCCGGCGGCGATCGCCGATACGTCTTCTCCACGGGCGCGGAGGGAAATCCGCCGACCGAGATGACGGAATACCTGATGGCGGCCGAAACCAACGACCCGATCAACGGCGGGGCCGAGGAAGCGGCTGGCAGCTTCCATGTCGGCGGAGCGCACTTCGCTCTGGGCGACGGAGCTGTGCGGTTCATCTCGGAGAACATCAGCATGGACACCTACCGGGCGCTGAGCACCCGGAAGGGTGGTGAAATCGTCGGCGAATTCTGA
- a CDS encoding carboxypeptidase regulatory-like domain-containing protein, whose protein sequence is MKLVQQSFLTVTVAILTLNLTGCGGVSDQPDLGQVKGTITLDGQPLAGMAVVFFPENGRPAKATTTADGTYDLIYVRETRGTKLGKNRVEIAPSEGEDDADDAQSEENAPQRKAVKPSKPKIPARYNTKSELQADVKPGENVFDFKLET, encoded by the coding sequence GTGAAACTGGTGCAGCAGAGTTTTCTCACAGTCACGGTGGCCATTCTGACCCTGAATCTGACCGGGTGCGGCGGTGTCAGCGACCAGCCAGACCTGGGCCAGGTGAAGGGAACAATCACGCTGGACGGCCAGCCGCTCGCTGGCATGGCTGTCGTTTTCTTTCCCGAGAATGGTCGCCCGGCCAAGGCCACGACGACGGCCGACGGCACGTACGACCTGATCTACGTTCGCGAGACGCGAGGCACCAAGCTCGGGAAGAATCGCGTCGAGATTGCCCCGAGTGAAGGAGAAGATGACGCGGACGACGCCCAGAGTGAGGAGAATGCGCCGCAGCGGAAAGCGGTGAAGCCTTCGAAGCCAAAGATTCCGGCCCGCTACAACACGAAGTCGGAACTGCAGGCGGATGTGAAGCCGGGCGAGAACGTGTTCGACTTCAAACTGGAGACGTAA
- a CDS encoding DUF1801 domain-containing protein, protein MAIPQEIRDYNAAQSAGDKRICSKLSKTIDANLPGAERKIWHRHPVWFLEGNPIVGYSKLKDCVRLMFWSGQSFDEPGLAAEGTFKAAEVRYTSAGQIVESDLERWLGKSIQIQWDYGNIVKRKGKLVRLK, encoded by the coding sequence ATGGCGATTCCCCAGGAGATCCGCGACTACAACGCGGCCCAGTCGGCCGGTGACAAGCGGATCTGCAGCAAGCTCAGCAAGACGATCGACGCGAACCTGCCGGGGGCGGAACGCAAGATCTGGCATCGACATCCGGTGTGGTTCCTCGAGGGGAACCCGATCGTCGGGTACAGCAAGCTCAAGGATTGCGTGCGGCTGATGTTCTGGAGCGGCCAGTCGTTCGATGAGCCGGGGCTGGCAGCGGAGGGGACCTTCAAGGCGGCCGAGGTGCGGTATACCTCGGCCGGTCAGATCGTGGAGAGCGACCTGGAGCGGTGGCTGGGGAAGTCGATCCAGATCCAGTGGGACTACGGGAACATCGTCAAGCGGAAGGGGAAGCTGGTGCGGCTGAAGTGA
- a CDS encoding sulfatase, whose product MYARSGHQLMKCIATLLCFAVTTLVEAAPPARPNVLFLAFDDLKPSLGCYGDPHARTPNLDRLAKRSLRLDRAYCNQAVCAPSRNSLMTGLRPQTLGIYDLSTNFRDARPDAITLAQHFKANGYTTAAIGKILHTGHGNHDDAESWTEKAFHPRVDYYALDINRPSAEEGGSRGAGVFGAATERADVPDDTYADGRIATEAVKRLSAFRTADKPFFLAVGFRCPHLPFVAPDKYWDGIDAAKLPLNETDTLPEGAPVAAVPGTDELRKYKRIPQGGQVLDVESKRHLVHGYYAATSYADACAGRVLDALQVHGLDQNTIIVVWGDHGYHLGDHGVWGKHTNFELAARIPLMVAMPGQDGAVSSALVETVDLYPTLAALAGLTAPTGLDGKSFAGLLGDPSAAHRDHVTHVYPRGKLLGRAVRDDRYRLVEWNRIGAPAEGVVTELYDYQTDPGEHANVATAHPDIVMRLKGMLAQQPSPKAQVNSATSGRAQSK is encoded by the coding sequence ATGTACGCCCGCTCTGGCCATCAACTCATGAAATGCATTGCCACACTGCTGTGTTTCGCAGTGACCACGCTTGTGGAGGCGGCCCCCCCTGCACGTCCCAACGTGCTCTTCCTCGCCTTCGATGATCTCAAGCCCTCTCTCGGTTGCTACGGAGACCCTCATGCCAGGACTCCGAATCTTGACCGGTTGGCGAAACGCTCGCTGCGGCTCGATCGTGCCTATTGCAATCAGGCGGTCTGTGCACCATCGCGCAACTCGCTCATGACCGGCCTGCGCCCGCAGACGCTGGGCATCTACGACCTGTCCACAAACTTCCGCGACGCGCGACCGGACGCCATTACGCTGGCCCAGCATTTCAAGGCCAATGGCTATACCACCGCTGCGATCGGCAAGATTCTGCACACGGGGCATGGCAATCATGACGATGCAGAGTCGTGGACCGAAAAAGCCTTCCATCCCCGGGTCGACTACTACGCCCTGGACATCAATCGTCCTTCCGCTGAGGAAGGCGGTTCGCGCGGGGCTGGAGTCTTCGGCGCAGCCACGGAGCGCGCGGATGTGCCGGATGACACTTATGCAGACGGCCGCATTGCCACGGAAGCTGTGAAACGCCTGTCAGCGTTCAGGACTGCAGACAAGCCCTTCTTTCTTGCGGTCGGGTTCCGCTGTCCGCATCTGCCCTTCGTCGCCCCTGACAAATACTGGGACGGCATTGATGCCGCAAAACTGCCTCTGAATGAAACCGACACCCTCCCCGAAGGCGCTCCTGTGGCTGCCGTCCCCGGCACAGATGAACTGCGCAAATACAAGCGGATCCCTCAGGGAGGCCAGGTTCTGGACGTCGAGTCAAAACGTCACCTGGTCCATGGCTACTATGCTGCGACCAGTTACGCGGATGCCTGCGCCGGTCGGGTGCTCGATGCCCTGCAGGTCCATGGCCTCGATCAGAACACGATCATCGTGGTCTGGGGGGATCATGGCTACCACCTCGGTGATCACGGGGTGTGGGGAAAGCATACCAACTTCGAACTGGCAGCACGCATCCCGTTGATGGTCGCCATGCCCGGTCAGGACGGTGCCGTTTCCTCCGCTCTCGTAGAGACCGTGGATCTTTATCCCACACTGGCTGCACTCGCCGGTCTGACTGCGCCGACAGGGCTTGATGGCAAGAGCTTCGCCGGGTTGTTGGGGGACCCATCCGCTGCTCATCGAGATCATGTCACCCATGTCTATCCCCGGGGCAAACTGCTCGGTCGTGCCGTGCGTGACGACCGCTATCGCCTCGTCGAGTGGAACAGGATCGGCGCCCCCGCTGAAGGCGTCGTCACGGAACTCTACGATTATCAAACCGATCCCGGCGAACACGCCAATGTCGCGACCGCGCATCCGGATATCGTCATGAGACTCAAGGGCATGCTTGCGCAGCAACCTTCACCAAAGGCACAGGTCAACTCTGCCACTTCAGGCCGCGCACAATCTAAGTAA
- a CDS encoding DUF1559 domain-containing protein, with translation MKARRGFTLIELLVVIAIIAILIALLLPAVQQAREAARRTQCKNNLKQIGLSLHNYVDSHNILPPGSVVLLNPAGTQDNGHGWTWQASILPFLDQAPLFNAIQGDDGMGNEKGDQNTGKTLVLKQTTMSVFWCPSQPDVRNGSQKNGYQTCNYNGSMGIRIGNGNDDCYNGTSLTTPAHNRTDPWGCMNGSGVFHVSSAVRFADVKDGMSNTVFVAEVPDSGGDAMGGFGAGCDRRVVFSNGADSNPPTEMTEHMIAAEGNDPINGGAEEATGSWHTGGAHFVFGDGAVRFMSENMDMKTYQGTMTRAGGETLGEF, from the coding sequence ATGAAAGCTCGGAGGGGTTTTACGCTGATCGAATTGCTGGTGGTGATCGCGATCATCGCCATTCTGATTGCCCTGCTGCTGCCGGCCGTGCAACAGGCGCGGGAGGCCGCGCGGCGGACGCAGTGCAAGAACAACCTGAAGCAGATCGGCCTGTCGCTGCACAACTACGTCGATTCGCACAACATTCTGCCACCTGGCAGCGTCGTGCTGCTGAACCCGGCCGGGACTCAGGACAACGGTCACGGCTGGACCTGGCAGGCCAGCATCCTGCCGTTTCTCGACCAGGCCCCGCTGTTCAACGCCATCCAGGGAGATGACGGGATGGGGAACGAAAAGGGGGATCAGAATACCGGCAAGACGCTGGTGCTGAAGCAGACCACGATGTCGGTGTTCTGGTGTCCTTCGCAGCCGGATGTCCGCAACGGCTCGCAGAAGAACGGTTATCAGACGTGCAACTACAACGGCAGCATGGGAATCCGGATCGGGAACGGCAACGACGATTGCTACAACGGAACATCCCTGACGACTCCCGCTCATAATCGAACGGATCCCTGGGGATGCATGAACGGCAGCGGAGTGTTCCACGTGAGCAGCGCCGTCCGTTTCGCGGACGTGAAGGACGGGATGTCGAATACGGTGTTCGTCGCGGAAGTCCCGGATAGCGGCGGCGACGCCATGGGGGGCTTCGGGGCAGGCTGTGATCGTCGGGTCGTGTTCTCCAACGGCGCGGACAGCAATCCGCCGACCGAGATGACGGAGCACATGATCGCCGCTGAAGGGAATGATCCGATCAACGGCGGCGCTGAAGAAGCGACCGGGAGCTGGCATACCGGAGGCGCTCATTTCGTGTTCGGCGACGGGGCGGTCCGGTTCATGTCGGAAAACATGGACATGAAGACTTACCAGGGCACGATGACCCGGGCCGGCGGCGAAACGCTCGGCGAGTTCTGA
- a CDS encoding VOC family protein, with protein MSAYGALRIARPTDDLEPVVAFYRDGLGMEVLGAFENHAGFDGVMLGVQGANWHLEFTRRAGHRAGRAPTEDNLLVFYLPDHAAWATAVARLEAAGHTAVASFNPYWDRLGKTFEDPDGYRIVLQNAAWPN; from the coding sequence ATGTCTGCGTACGGCGCGCTCCGCATCGCCCGGCCCACCGATGACCTCGAGCCGGTCGTCGCGTTCTATCGTGATGGCCTGGGAATGGAGGTTCTGGGCGCATTCGAGAATCATGCCGGTTTCGACGGCGTGATGCTGGGAGTTCAGGGGGCGAACTGGCATCTGGAGTTCACCCGCAGGGCCGGACATCGTGCTGGCCGGGCGCCGACGGAAGACAACCTGCTGGTGTTCTATCTTCCCGATCACGCCGCCTGGGCGACGGCGGTCGCGCGGCTGGAGGCCGCGGGGCATACTGCCGTCGCCTCGTTCAACCCTTACTGGGATCGCCTGGGCAAGACGTTCGAAGACCCGGACGGCTATCGCATCGTTCTGCAGAACGCGGCTTGGCCTAACTGA
- a CDS encoding VOC family protein, with product MKIVVTSVLVDDQEKALRFYTEKLGFVKKHDVPMGEFRWLTLVSPENAEGTELLLEPDQHPAARPFKQALVEDGIPYTSFGVANIQAEYDRLCAAGVQFTQPPVAMGPVTTAVFDDTCGNLIQIAQQ from the coding sequence ATGAAAATCGTTGTCACCAGCGTCCTCGTTGACGACCAGGAAAAGGCCCTCCGGTTCTACACCGAGAAACTCGGCTTCGTCAAAAAGCACGACGTCCCTATGGGCGAGTTCCGGTGGCTGACTCTCGTCTCGCCTGAGAACGCGGAGGGGACCGAGCTTCTGCTCGAGCCCGACCAGCACCCGGCCGCGCGGCCGTTCAAGCAGGCCCTCGTCGAAGACGGAATTCCCTACACCTCCTTCGGCGTCGCCAATATCCAGGCCGAATACGATCGCCTCTGTGCGGCCGGCGTGCAGTTCACGCAGCCGCCGGTGGCGATGGGCCCGGTCACCACCGCGGTCTTCGATGACACCTGCGGAAACCTGATCCAGATCGCGCAGCAGTAG
- a CDS encoding sulfatase-like hydrolase/transferase, which produces MNSLTMLFAVLVAWLSIGTFVAAEGSRPNVLYIFTDDQTTRSVSCYPDAYPWVKTPNIDALAAQGVRFENVYMAAYCVPSRVSFLTGNLPHAARGVFTGRELDAARLTEEEQNHPFWPRRLRASGYRTGIIGKWHVNSRPPTVGMDWDTAIHWSSQSTPGGYYEDQHMRQNGGPPTPLNGYSVDRHTDMAVDFINSSGLKSNGDGGKPWLLWLCYSSPHKPCVPAPRHRGLLKDVQEIPEPASISKREGQPAYIATLPEIRRWDNVKGQIRAYQECVLAIDENVGRLMRELNDAGQLENTVVIFASDQGIAYGQHGLVGKKDAPYDATLRGPLIFRWPGHFAENHVVHDSVNATDVVRTLHEITGLAPLPTMDGMSLVPVLENPDHKLGRDAMLLTNVQNNMGQSIPQMMKRTAAAVAAGEKGEAIMYDWTMIRSGDYKYVAYAGPDREEEIYDLKHDPDELNNLAGDPEHKALLKELRKKAAVELRKTQSGFDDGHFIDFFPLLRRL; this is translated from the coding sequence ATGAACAGCCTCACCATGCTTTTCGCTGTGCTTGTCGCCTGGCTTTCGATCGGCACCTTCGTCGCTGCGGAAGGCTCCAGGCCCAATGTTCTCTACATCTTCACGGACGATCAGACCACACGCTCGGTCAGTTGCTACCCAGACGCCTATCCATGGGTCAAGACTCCGAACATAGACGCTCTGGCGGCTCAAGGGGTGCGTTTCGAAAATGTTTACATGGCGGCCTATTGCGTCCCTTCGCGTGTCAGCTTTCTGACCGGAAATCTGCCGCACGCCGCACGGGGCGTCTTCACCGGTCGGGAACTGGACGCAGCCCGGTTGACCGAAGAGGAACAGAACCATCCGTTCTGGCCCCGGAGACTCAGAGCGAGCGGTTACCGCACGGGCATTATCGGCAAATGGCATGTCAACTCCCGCCCGCCCACGGTGGGAATGGATTGGGACACCGCAATCCACTGGAGCTCGCAAAGCACTCCCGGGGGGTACTATGAAGACCAGCACATGCGCCAGAACGGCGGGCCACCCACTCCCCTGAATGGCTACAGTGTGGACCGCCATACGGACATGGCAGTGGACTTCATCAACAGCAGCGGTCTCAAAAGCAACGGTGATGGAGGCAAGCCCTGGCTTCTGTGGCTTTGCTACTCCAGCCCGCATAAACCGTGCGTTCCGGCTCCACGCCATCGAGGGCTGCTCAAGGACGTTCAGGAGATTCCGGAACCCGCCAGTATATCGAAGCGGGAAGGGCAGCCAGCCTATATCGCTACGCTGCCGGAAATCCGGAGGTGGGACAATGTCAAAGGGCAAATCCGCGCCTACCAGGAATGTGTCCTTGCTATCGACGAGAATGTCGGGCGTCTGATGCGAGAGCTCAACGACGCTGGCCAACTTGAAAACACGGTGGTGATCTTCGCGAGCGATCAGGGAATCGCGTATGGCCAGCATGGACTCGTGGGCAAGAAGGACGCTCCCTACGATGCCACACTGCGCGGGCCGCTGATCTTTCGCTGGCCGGGCCACTTTGCTGAAAACCATGTCGTTCACGACTCTGTCAATGCGACGGATGTCGTCCGCACACTGCATGAGATCACTGGTCTGGCACCGTTACCGACCATGGACGGCATGAGTCTGGTGCCCGTTCTGGAGAACCCGGATCACAAGCTGGGACGGGATGCCATGCTGCTGACCAATGTCCAGAACAACATGGGGCAGTCGATTCCGCAGATGATGAAGCGTACGGCGGCGGCTGTGGCCGCTGGCGAGAAGGGCGAAGCCATCATGTACGACTGGACCATGATTCGCAGCGGCGACTACAAGTATGTGGCCTATGCGGGGCCGGACCGTGAAGAGGAAATCTATGACCTGAAGCACGATCCGGACGAACTCAACAACCTCGCCGGTGATCCGGAGCACAAGGCCTTGCTGAAAGAACTGCGGAAAAAGGCCGCTGTGGAGTTGCGCAAGACGCAGTCCGGTTTCGATGACGGACACTTCATCGATTTCTTCCCGCTCCTTCGCAGGCTTTAG